CACCATGACGCGATCGGTGGCGGAGCTTTACAAGGCCACCCAGCACATCAACCGCGGCGACCTGAAGCACCGCATCCAGGTGCGCTCCCGCGACCAACTGGCCGCGCTCGAGACCTCCTTCAACTCCATGGCGGAATCGCTGGAGCAACTGCTGGCCGAGCAGCGCGAGAAGGAGCGCCTGCAGAACGAACTGGCCATCGCCCAGGAGGTGCAGGCGCAGCTCTTCCCCGCGCAAGCCACGCACCTGGAGTCGCTGGAGGTGCACGGCGTGTGCCGGCCGGCGCGGGTGGTGAGCGGCGACTACTACGACTTTCTGGCGCTGGGCAGCGGCAAGATGGCCATCGCGGTGGGCGACATCAGCGGTAAAGGCATCTCGGCGGCGCTGCTGATGGCCACCATCCACTCGGCGGTGCGCGCCTACGAGTTCGGGCGCATGCCGGAGCCCGCGGAGATGGCGGTGGCGGGCAAGGCGGCGCTGTCGGCGGCGCGCGCCGGCCAGGGTGGGACGCCGCTGGTCTCCAGCAACGGCATCCAGTCGCCCGCCAGCGTGCTCTGGCTGCTCAACCGCCATCTCTACCACAGCACTCCGGCGGAGAAGTACGCCACCCTGTTTCTGGGGCTGTACGACAGCCAGGTGCGGCGGCTCACCTACTCCAACGCGGGACACCTGCCGCCGCTGGTGATCGGCGCCGACGGCGCCGTGCGCCGCCTGGACCGCGCCGCCGGGCTGGTGATCGGGCTGTTCGACAACATCTCCCACCAGGAAGCCAGCATGGAGCTGCATCCCGGCGACATCTTCCTGGCCTACAGCGATGGCGTCACCGAGCCGGAGAACGATTTCGGGGAATTCGGCGAAGAGCGGCTGATCGAAATCGTGCGCGAGAACCGCAGCCTGCCGCTGGCCGAGATCAGCGATGCGGTGCTGGCGGCGGTCGAGGACTGGATCGGGTCACAGGAGCAGCCCGACGACGTCACCGTGGTGCTGGCGCGGGCGCGCTAGCCCTTCCCAGCGGGATTACGCCTTTCGGGTTGCGCCGCTTGCGCCCCGAGACTAGGATGACTGGTGTCTAAGGAGGATGTCATGAGACGAGCTTTCCCCTGGTTCCTCATGTCCGTGCTGGTGGTCCTGATCGCTCTCCCTGCCTGGGGCGCCAGCAAGGAAAAGGACGAAGAAACCATTAGGAATGCCGCCACCGTGCTGCAGGACGTGGCGCCCAAGATCTCGCCCGACCTGCTGCATAGCGCCCGCTGCATCCTGGTGCTCCCCAACGTGAAGAAGGGCGGCTTGATCGTGGGCGGCAGCGGCGGCCGCGGGGCCCTGAGCTGCCGCAGCGGCGCCAACTTCAACGGCAAGTGGTCGGCGCCCGCCATGTACAGCATCGGCGGGGCCAGCGTCGGACTGCAGGTGGGCGGCTCCTCCACCGACTTCGTCCTGCTGGTGATGGACGACAAGGGTGTGAACGCCATCCTGCAGGACAAGACCAAGGTGGGGGCGGACGCCAGCGCCACCGCGGGTCCCAGCAGCGCCCAGAGCACGGCCAGCAGCGTGGGCGGGGCGGACCTGGTGACCTACTCGCGATCCAGCGGCCTGTTCGCGGGAGTCTCGCTGGACGGCGCCACCCTGCATCAGGATGGAGACGCCAACCAGCGCCTCTACGACAAGAAGATCAGCGCGAAGGAGATCGTGCGCGAGGGTGCGGTGATGCCCACCGACGGAGGCAAGCAGTTCCTGGCTGCCCTGGAGCAGCACGCGCCCACTCACAAGTAGGACAGCCCGACCCGGCGGGCCGAAGAACCTTCGGCCCGCCACTCCACTTCCCGCCCGAAGGGCTCAGCCCGCCAAGTGGCAGGAGTGTGTCTTCAGCACCAGCCAGACCGCCAGGCCAGGCCGTAGCTCCAGGGCCGCGCGCGCGCCGGGAGTCAGGTGAACCTCCACGCGGACCCCGCAATCCACCTTGGCCACGACGGTGACGCCCATCTGCTGGATCGAGGCCAGGGTCCCGGCGAGCACATTGCGTGCGCTCAGGTGGGCGGGCGGGACGGTGGCGAGCAGGATGTCGCCCGCCCGCACCGCGATGCGCGCCCGGGCCCCGGCTTCCACGCGCATCAGCGGCACCTCCAGGTCCACCTCGCTCCCCTGCAGGCGACAGGTCATGGTTCCCTGCGCCGGATGCAGCGCGCGGACGGTGGCGTCGAAGAGGTTCTCGAAGCCGGCGAGCTGGGCGATGGCCTCGTGGCGCGGGGCCTCCAGGACCTCCTGCGGAGTGCCCTGGGCAAGGACCCTGCCCTCTTCGAGCACGACCACCCGCTCTCCCAGGGCGTGGACCTCGTCGCGGGCATGGGTGACATACACGATGGGGATGCGCTGCGCCGCATTCCAGGCTCGCAGGTCTTCAATGATCTTGGAGCGGACGGCGGCATCGAGCCCGGAGAGGGGCTCGTCGAGCAGCAGGACCTGCGGCTGGATGACCAGGGCGCGCGCCAGGGCCACGCGCTGACGCTCCCCGCCCGAGATCTCGCGGGGATAGCGCTCCAGCAGGTGCGCGATGTGGAGTGATTCGGCCAGAGCGCGGCTGCGCTGGCGGCGCGCGGCGGGCGCCAGCCTCCCCAGGCCGTACTCGATGTTCTCCTGGGCGGTCAGATGGGGGAACAGGGCCAGCTCCTGGAACAGGTATCCCATGGCGCGCCGCGCGGCCGGCAGGTCGATCCCCTGGTTGGAATCGAAGAGGGTGAGGCCGTTGGCGGCGATGCGTCCCGCTTCCGGCCGGCGCAGCCCGGCGACGCACTCCAGCAGCGTGGTCTTGCCCGAGCCCGAGGGCCCGAACAGGATGGTGATGCCCGGAGGCAGGGCCAGGTCGACGTCCAACTGAAAACCGCGTCTGCCGCCGGAAGCGAACTGCTTCCGCAC
This genomic interval from Terriglobales bacterium contains the following:
- a CDS encoding lipid-binding SYLF domain-containing protein, coding for MRRAFPWFLMSVLVVLIALPAWGASKEKDEETIRNAATVLQDVAPKISPDLLHSARCILVLPNVKKGGLIVGGSGGRGALSCRSGANFNGKWSAPAMYSIGGASVGLQVGGSSTDFVLLVMDDKGVNAILQDKTKVGADASATAGPSSAQSTASSVGGADLVTYSRSSGLFAGVSLDGATLHQDGDANQRLYDKKISAKEIVREGAVMPTDGGKQFLAALEQHAPTHK
- the modC gene encoding molybdenum ABC transporter ATP-binding protein; this encodes MNPGGEAALLVRVRKQFASGGRRGFQLDVDLALPPGITILFGPSGSGKTTLLECVAGLRRPEAGRIAANGLTLFDSNQGIDLPAARRAMGYLFQELALFPHLTAQENIEYGLGRLAPAARRQRSRALAESLHIAHLLERYPREISGGERQRVALARALVIQPQVLLLDEPLSGLDAAVRSKIIEDLRAWNAAQRIPIVYVTHARDEVHALGERVVVLEEGRVLAQGTPQEVLEAPRHEAIAQLAGFENLFDATVRALHPAQGTMTCRLQGSEVDLEVPLMRVEAGARARIAVRAGDILLATVPPAHLSARNVLAGTLASIQQMGVTVVAKVDCGVRVEVHLTPGARAALELRPGLAVWLVLKTHSCHLAG